Below is a window of Humulus lupulus chromosome 2, drHumLupu1.1, whole genome shotgun sequence DNA.
GGTTTGTCGTTTTTAAATATCGTCCTTGCCGTTTGAGAGGTTTtggttgttttttgtttttgcagGTCATTCTCTTAACTTTAAAAGTAGATGTTTTATCATCGAGAAGAATACTAATATTAAAATTTTAGCATTATAATCATTATTATCAAAGATTTTGACGAAAATTAATTAATGTAGTGTCACTCTATCAATTATTAATAAcgaaaaaaattcatttttctaaATTTCCTTCATTTCGTGtggtttttttttaagaattatttCCTATTCCAAATGAAATAATAATGATTATGCCAGTTGATAGTTCTTAACTTACAAACAAGTTCAAAGTAAcctaaattttcataaaattgtaTAATCAATTAATTTACACGTATTGTTCCGGGTAGAATGTCTCTATATTCTTCTCATTATTGACTATACTCTTATCACAGCAATTTAACAAAGCTAATCGGTTGCGTTATCGTAATGTTAAGAATCCTTGTTAACATCTTCAGTAAATACCAAATTAAATTAGGCCATTGATCTTAATAATAAATTAACTTTcagtttttctttttcattttcaaaatGCACTTCATATACTCCTCTAAGAAAAATGGAATTTATAAATAACATGTTCTAACAAAACTACATTCATCATACCTAACaatttattaaaagaaaagtaaaaaataaattaaacattaAATTGTTAATTTATGTGAAATCCTTTAGTAGGAGTTATTGTAAGCGttgtttctttatttcttttgaaAAAACTTTAAATCGGTTTTTTTAACATAAATAGTACATCTTAATACCTGAATCATAATCCAATTCTACTACTTCATGGCGCAAGCAATACCCAACACTATCAAATTACTTGATATCTCCCATGTCACTCCCTTTCCCTCTGATTCACCTGAATCGGTCACCGAGTTCACTCTCCCACTCACCTTCCTCGACACATTCTCATTCAAATTCCTACCTGTACAGTGCCTCTTCTTTTACTCTATTCAAAGCTCAGACCAATCTCTAATGGCTTCCTCACTCTCCAAGCTTAGACACTCCCTCTCGCTCACTCTCCAATACTTCCTCCCTCTAGCCGGAAAACTCACCTGGCCACCAACTTCTCCGAGGCTCACCATTCTTTACAAGCCCGGTGACGCTGTTTCATTCACCCTGGCCGAGTCCACTGTCGATTTCCACCATTTCACCAGAAAACACATCCATGGAGCCTCTGAGTCTGGTCCTCTCATCCCTAACTTGCTTGTAAACGACGTGTCGTCTTCAATAATGGCTCTGCAAGTCACTCTGTTTCCCAACACCGGACTCTGCATCGGCGTCACCTTCCACCACGCTGTTCTCGACGGGAAGTCTTCGGCCATGTTCATGAAATCGTGGGCTTATATATCGAAAACCAATCCACCATTATCGCAGGAGCTTACTCCTTTTTACGATCGGACCACCATTAAAGATCCCAACGATCTCAACACTTTGTACTTAAAACGATGGTTTGCCAAAACGAGCTCTGTTACCGTACAAAACCAGCGGCGGCCACGGCCGTTTGACCACTGGTCAGAACCAGAGGCACCGTCCGATTGGGTACGAGCAACTTTCGAACTAAGGCGTGGCGAAATAAAAAAGCTCCGGAAATGGGTCTCTATGAAATGGAAAAAAATAAACGAATTACCTCTACACTTCGGTTGAGCCCGTTTGTCCTAGCATCGGCTTACATTTTGACCACCATGGTCAAAGCCACAGATGGTGAAACCAACAGGAGGGTTTACTTCGTCGTCACCGCTGATTATCGACGACGATTAGATCCTCCGTTAAAGGATAACTACTTCGGGAACTGTGCCGGGAGTCATCTGGGGTACGCCGGTGAGGCCAGAGAGCTATCGAAGGAAGACGGCTCTGCCATTGTTGCGGCGAAGATTAGCAATTTGATAAACAAGTTTGAGAAGAACGGAGTTCTGGAAGGAGCAGAGGAGAGGCTTAAGAGTTGGGGTCTACTGGGACCACAGTCGCAAATGGTTGCCATAACTTGGTCGCCCCAGTTCGATATTTACAGCTCAGATTTTAGCTGGGGAAGGCCTTTAAAGATCGAAATAGCCTCCGTTAATGGAAAATCGATTTCTTTGATGGAGTCCAAAGACGGAAGTGGAGGTATAGAGATTGGTTTGGTTTTGAAGAAGCATGCAATGGATCGTTTTGATCATCTTTTTAGGACCAATATCAAAACTCTGTCAAATTAACTAGCAAACTTacttgaataataaataatatgcattggttttgagattgaatttggatttcataaaatatataaaaagtagATGAATGGATGATATTATCATTTGCAAGTAATACAAAGttgcaattttattttatttttcattaaaaattataaaatatgaaGATAATTATTCAGCAAAAATTAAGTTATATAAAATGTTGCACTTTAGTTATTTTTTTGAAGTCAAAAATAAGTTTAACTTTTGGCTTCACCATTGGTAACTGCTCCATTATTAGTACATGTCGTTACCATATAACATCAAAGTAATAACACTTACTAAAAAGTGCAACTAAAAGTTGATCTTAAGTACTTGTATCCTTAAAAATATTTGGGTACCTAATTGCAAATTCACATAATTTGGATATTTTCACCAtaaatattcatttttattaacttttattATCAGCTTATAAATCTACAATTTCAAATAGAATAACAGATTATtagaataataaataaataaatagatgtccaattttttttttttaatttaaaagatataataaaaatgaatttttattttgatggtattaaattaataatttaggataaaaatcaatatgtcaaaattttaactttgttttaaaaaaattaataaaaaggaaTCAATATTTTAGagtaaataaaattaaaaggTCCAAcacttttttaaaattttaactttgttttaaaCAATTGATTCATCCTAAAATATTAATTTGATACAATCTAATTAAAAATCCATTTTTATcatttcttttataattaaaaaatatttgcgGCAAAAGTATTCAAGTTGTCTGAATTTATACTTAAGTACCTAAGTTTATTTTTTATGGCAAAAGTATCCAATATCAAGTTTTAGTTGTACCTTTAGTACCTGCCGTTAACTTTGTCATTAGAAGATTATAACAAGTACTAAGGATACAAATAAAAGTTGAGCATGAGTACTTTTGCAGTCAACAAAATAATTTGGGTACTTAAGTGTAACATTTTGTATAACTTGGGTACTTACACCGCAAATATCTCTTTAATTTATAGGAGCTGattatgtaattttttgtttgtcatataattaattaaatggtTAGAAAATTTTGGATAAATATAGATTATTAATAATAATGTTATTAATGTATTTGTTAGCTATAAGTTAAAAAAATGGGAAAAtgttgatttggaaaaatcaaagAATTTCTAAATTTATATAGttttgtgttatttatttatttcttaatgaTATAACTAAATGAAAGTtttctaaaatatttatttttttccaaaacaAATATATCCTTAGTTGATTaaaataagaattaaaaaaatcaatttaaaaaaatttatattatttattaaatgcATAAATCAAATTTAAGGGTAAAATGAAACAACTTTATCAATTTATATGATATATAAAAAGTTTAGGAGAGTAAATTCATATTAAGAAAAGTAGTTAAGGGTAAAAGAAGATTAATCTTTTGTCATTTAGGGAGCATTTGAAGACAATGTTAAAAGCGAAGGAACAAATacatactactactacaactgctTGATTCTATACATAAATATGAAAAGTGAAGATTATTTGTAGTAtggcttttcttttcttttttcccttttttttctttataaatatgGAGATTTAAAGAATTTTCAAAATcctgtttggtattgttttctgttttttgttttcaaatatGTGTTCTCACAAATGAAAACAGAAAcacagtttttgtagttttcaaaaaataataggtgtttggttaatgttttctaaaaacaattttttagttttatttttttttaaatcttaaataaaaaattaaaaaatatatttacaaagacaaaaatattttaaaagtttgtaataaataatgagagaaaataatttgaaagaaaaaattataaaaaataaggaCTGAGAAAGTAAAGAgagaaaatttgaaaaaatataaattGAGAGGAGAGAAATTAGTCTAAGAAAAAATGAGAAAGATAGTGATGAGAAAggaagtgaagagagagaagtgagtagggagaaagtgatgagagaggaaatggcgaaaaagaaaaaaattatgaaaaaatataaaaagtgaaaaagaaaaaaatataaaaagtaaaaagagagaaaatagcgAGAGAGAaaaggtagagagagagagagaaagcgaagagagagaaaataaggagatagaaagTGATATGAGaaaaagtgatgtgagagaaagtgaagagagagaaaatgatgtgacaataaatgatgttaaataataataattaaaaaagtgatgtgagaaaaaaaaaattaaacaaaaaaaaaattgagaacaacaaaaaaaaaaactttttgatgttctcaaaattttctgtttttgtaaccttgtttttaaaaattgttttatgaaaacaACGCCAAATACCcccaacttgttttcaaaaaatagtttttagcttttaaaaacaaaaaaaaaataactttttaCTTAAGGAGCCAAACGCCTTCTTATGTTTTTCCATTTTAAGCTATTTATATGgacctttgaaaaaaaaaactatctatatggaattttttgtttatttgaaATAATgtcatatatttattataaattgTGTTTagaattttgtaattatttattatatgtttttttaaatttcataACTTTTAAAGGATATATGTGTAATTTTATATGTGTTTTTGTATTTAATTTGGTTTAGCAAAGTAAGTTAACCTGTTACTATACAGGTAACTTGTTAGGGTTACCATCAGGGCAACTTATTACCAATAAGGTAACCTAAAGGGAGTAATTAGTCATTTGTATATGTAAACATGAGAATTTCTTCCTCAAGAAGTCTCTCAAGAGAACCCAAATCATTAAAGTCGTTTAAAAGTCATGCAAATTTGCCTTGGAGGATACCCCCTTATGGTACGAGAGGCAACCACTGCGAGAGGCTATGTTAAAGCACCAAAGCCTCGTTGTGTGAGGTAGGCCACGAGGTAGCTTCGTGACAACGCTGGCGCGAGACTGCTTCAAGGGAAGGAAGGCCTGCGTCTAGGTGGGCCTTGCTATACGAGGCCTCATCGAAGTCGGGCACGGAGTAAAGCCTTACTAGGCAGAAGCTAAGCGGGCAAGGACAGGCATCAAAGTAAGGTGCTCACCCAAGGACATCCTGTTATGTGAGATGGGTCTCGCATAGGATGATCATCTCCGACACAATGCTGGCATGAGGCAACTATGAGGCAGAGCACGCATCTAGgctggcctcgctatgcgaggtggGCCTTACTATGTATGTCCTCAACGAAGCTGGTTGCGGAGGTGCTAACCAGAGGGCATCGTCATGCAAAATTGACCTATAATACGCCAACATGCGAAGTCAACCCTAATTGGAAGGCAAACATGATGCGACCTAGACACAAAGCAAATCTAAGGGAGCTAAGACacgaaatcatgctcatgtgTGTTCCTAAGGGGACACAACACACAACACCCTTTATCCTAAAAGTACACAGGAAGCCCATTATATCATAGAGAAAAGTTCCCAAGCCCACCAACACTTAGTGAAATACAAGGAAGCTTGGGTGTGAAAGAAAATATTGAAAAGATGATAAGCAACCACTATGTACGGCATAGCTGGACATGTGCAGGAAGTAcgaattttcgacaaattttgtgataatgacactatagtaaagttcaagtaaaaaacactttgctttatgcactaatgcaatgactcctataagagagagttcttatttaatcaagtgggagatatgttatattttaaaatgtaatgattgattaaataagtgttacaatagataactatttaatctagtgggggaatgttatattattttataatataatataatgtaatattatattataatataaggttttagattaaataaatgtgacaaagagtgtcacatattgtaacatataatagagagttacaatatttatatatatccaaatatgtaacatattttgtgttataaatttgtaacttctaaatattaccatttattgtgtaaatttgttgttacacaatattgtgatgaatttcataaagccatatgtgaaatagctgttagaaatatgattttaaccccaatgatgtgttttgggggttacaaaatcaatttggAGAGtttagaaccgtttggaaaaacggGCACAAATTGGTGTGCTGAAACTGGGTTGTGGCCGCGGgcactgaatgatggtggtcgcggcctaggggacagagagcagtggccgcggccacaggtgcatttcaggccaatttttcagttttttccaaatatgttgagcggttccaaaaacccaaatgtacgccctaattctccacgggctattagcaagctgaggtagggcataattatatcagccacgtggatgccacgtactcagagctgctgttaccaggtcccacctctttagctcgagataaccaaaggcttactaatgTTACTAAGGAATTGGGTCAGAAGTATAGACTCCACaggctaagaagacatccagtTCGAGGCACAtgcttgagttggaagctgtgaccctttataaagtcaaccacgcaatgtaaacgtgcatatattagacatcacgtgtctgatatatccctggattctcggacacgcagcataaatgtgcgtgttcaggcacccacgactgggttgggccgtgcggcccattatccgccttacctattgattagaccacacttcatttgtcaggttttaggaattaatcatgaacgtcacagaagtgacatgatgggtaagaaggtcacgggatgaccctccttgccaacccccaggtgccctctcctataaatatggagaccctgggagttgcaaagggttggattctattgtgtaaagaaacaccctgtaaaggATACCAGgaaactagcaataatattggctggtggagtagaatgattttaacctttgaaccacctaaaaaagtattcgtatcacccttttattttaagatcattcatctgttacggttcattacttagcactaatctcattctcttattctattaattacctgttggcgaagaaccgcgtcattgagagcttgttagattggtgctatcgcaaatacccaaccatggtggtcactcgctcaagacacggtaacgaggcggaccaacatgatgggcaggaggcccatcatgccgccatctccaaTGATCAGAACCCTGAAGTTCAatagcggccgggcaagcagccgataggccaagatgacactggaagttcggcaccctggccacctaatccgaacccagatttttacacggcggtagaaatggagaatgctcagctgaggagtcagctggcgaaagctaaccagcagattaaggaggtgttggcccgaataccccctcttacaaccgacattaaagtcggaaagaggcaaggcgagactcataagtcccgccggggtaatcggtccaggcctagccggtcggtcagacccctGACATCAAAatctactcccacatcgcaccaccgggagaccacttttgaagaactacctagggctgagcaacagtacagccgattggtccgaacttcaactcccagctcactttcACCCTCGAGtgtgcccaggagggctcgagggaattctcgaaggagatccggaGAGGGCTGACAGTGACAACccgtcccggccagccgtccttgttcccgctcagaccgccgagcgcagTACCTGGAGGTTGGCAGAGCCGAGcggcccctacctaacctgatccTCCCTAacgggaccaggattgcatccccggtcagacatcctcctccACCGATAAGATATTCGTCTCCTCCTTGGCcaatccgagatattccagcttatgggagcagtaggagaaacccaccttccgcaggaccttcccatcgtaacAAGGCGCCCAGAGatgtcccggatcctcacccccagaggcgggctccaagcttttcaaacgggagctattggaccggaagtcgccgaagtgacctttctggcggagacctacgCCAACGCCTGAGCTCggtgcaaagtcctcaagccaccccgagggtcGACCTCCGAGATTGTCTTaactctcaaaggggagaccc
It encodes the following:
- the LOC133814321 gene encoding phenolic glucoside malonyltransferase 1-like, which codes for MAQAIPNTIKLLDISHVTPFPSDSPESVTEFTLPLTFLDTFSFKFLPVQCLFFYSIQSSDQSLMASSLSKLRHSLSLTLQYFLPLAGKLTWPPTSPRLTILYKPGDAVSFTLAESTVDFHHFTRKHIHGASESGPLIPNLLVNDVSSSIMALQVTLFPNTGLCIGVTFHHAVLDGKSSAMFMKSWAYISKTNPPLSQELTPFYDRTTIKDPNDLNTLLVRTRGTVRLGTSNFRTKAWRNKKAPEMGLYEMEKNKRITSTLRLSPFVLASAYILTTMVKATDGETNRRVYFVVTADYRRRLDPPLKDNYFGNCAGSHLGYAGEARELSKEDGSAIVAAKISNLINKFEKNGVLEGAEERLKSWGLLGPQSQMVAITWSPQFDIYSSDFSWGRPLKIEIASVNGKSISLMESKDGSGGIEIGLVLKKHAMDRFDHLFRTNIKTLSN